From a single Salmo salar chromosome ssa22, Ssal_v3.1, whole genome shotgun sequence genomic region:
- the pdrg1 gene encoding p53 and DNA damage-regulated protein 1 — MEAERILQYLTEVEEAAEDVLANKQQIVDLDTKRNMNREALNALKHEMASEEKVKVCFGNMFIKFPKAKTKEMIQRDQQQLDNEINNLRQALKDKLNRLNELQGKPELTGYNLSPLSNVEVKAINHLIKR, encoded by the exons ATGGAGGCGGAACGAATTTTACAATATCTGACCGAAGTTGAAGAGGCAGCAGAGGATGTCCTTGCAAACAAACAACAG ATCGTGGATCTGGACACCAAGCGGAATATGAACAGGGAAGCGTTGAATGCTCTGAAACACGAGATGGCGTCGGAAG AAAAAGTGAAGGTTTGCTTTGGAAACATGTTCATCAAATTCCCCAAAGCGAAGACTAAAGAGATGATACAGAGAG ACCAGCAGCAGCTAGACAATGAGATCAACAACCTTCGCCAAGCCCTTAAAGACAAACTCAACCGCCTCAATGAACTGCAAG GGAAACCGGAGCTGACGGGATATAACCTGTCTCCTCTTTCCAACGTGGAGGTGAAGGCCATCAACCACCTGATAAAGAGATGA